Proteins from one uncultured Anaeromusa sp. genomic window:
- a CDS encoding CGGC domain-containing protein, with amino-acid sequence MKIAILVREETMERCTVGGCLKAFFQKEDAFERYRDMENVELLSLTHNGGDLAKKIETLRKKEVDVIHLSSCMRKKDPNYKAVAEALSEHFAVVGYTHGQEDANTICAARKSGEQ; translated from the coding sequence ATGAAAATTGCTATTCTTGTGCGCGAAGAAACTATGGAGCGCTGTACCGTAGGGGGCTGTCTAAAGGCTTTTTTTCAAAAAGAGGACGCTTTTGAACGGTATCGGGATATGGAAAACGTGGAATTACTGTCGTTGACGCATAACGGCGGAGACTTGGCTAAAAAAATTGAAACACTGCGAAAAAAAGAAGTGGATGTCATTCACCTTTCTTCCTGTATGAGAAAGAAAGATCCTAATTATAAAGCGGTGGCCGAGGCGCTGTCGGAACATTTTGCCGTTGTAGGCTATACGCATGGTCAAGAAGATGCCAATACGATTTGTGCGGCAAGAAAGTCTGGAGAACAGTAG
- a CDS encoding radical SAM protein, which yields MKISKQDALIWFDFFSQLPEQEGISTKHEEIIYATFAQIEAAVDQRNETLMSEIKNLKTLENRTFFVGKESKFPQGCRSCLLGTGLSAIRKTNKCNLECKFCYNYGELDAIHPVGEGMWEIGGTKFYEKDLDLLLSVYEKPTGISYVYLEPFMEIEKYYSIIKKFKAAGIHQHLYTNGTLATEETLKALGEAGLDEIRFNLGASNCADKVIENIGLAKKYIKNVGIETPMTPEFYAAFFKKKQAIFATHLDFINCAELHLNENNINNYYGENMYICRQGYVSPIWSRELTLKFMKIADEENWDLAVHDCSNYTKFARSLNLSSKAGMWFGASNYACEFSSLPYELFMPILNDDDFEFLQEEELPDGYKPKLLEL from the coding sequence ATGAAAATTTCTAAGCAAGATGCGTTGATATGGTTTGACTTTTTCTCCCAATTACCGGAGCAAGAGGGAATCAGTACGAAACATGAGGAAATTATTTATGCGACCTTTGCGCAAATTGAAGCAGCAGTGGACCAAAGAAATGAAACCTTGATGTCGGAAATTAAAAATTTAAAGACCTTGGAAAATAGAACTTTTTTTGTCGGTAAGGAAAGTAAATTTCCCCAAGGCTGCCGTTCTTGTTTGCTGGGGACGGGGTTGAGCGCCATTCGCAAAACGAATAAATGTAACTTGGAATGTAAATTCTGCTATAATTATGGCGAATTAGATGCAATCCATCCGGTGGGCGAAGGCATGTGGGAGATTGGAGGCACAAAATTCTACGAAAAGGATCTTGACTTGCTTCTATCGGTTTACGAAAAACCTACTGGTATTTCTTACGTTTACTTAGAGCCTTTTATGGAAATTGAAAAGTATTATTCCATTATCAAGAAGTTTAAGGCTGCGGGCATTCACCAGCATTTATATACCAATGGCACTCTGGCTACGGAAGAGACCTTGAAAGCCTTGGGAGAGGCGGGGCTTGATGAGATCCGTTTTAACTTAGGCGCCTCAAACTGTGCGGACAAAGTAATTGAAAATATTGGCTTAGCAAAAAAATACATCAAAAACGTAGGCATTGAAACGCCGATGACGCCGGAATTCTATGCAGCGTTTTTCAAAAAGAAGCAGGCGATTTTTGCGACACACCTTGACTTTATCAATTGTGCGGAACTGCATTTAAATGAGAACAATATCAACAATTATTACGGCGAAAACATGTATATTTGCAGACAGGGGTACGTATCTCCCATTTGGAGCCGGGAACTGACCCTGAAATTTATGAAGATTGCCGACGAGGAAAACTGGGACTTGGCGGTTCATGACTGCTCAAACTACACAAAATTTGCACGCAGCTTAAATTTGAGCAGCAAAGCGGGCATGTGGTTTGGCGCCAGCAATTACGCTTGCGAATTTTCATCTCTTCCGTACGAATTGTTTATGCCCATATTAAACGATGATGACTTTGAATTTTTGCAAGAAGAAGAGCTGCCTGACGGTTATAAACCAAAGCTTCTAGAACTTTAA